One Hippocampus zosterae strain Florida chromosome 4, ASM2543408v3, whole genome shotgun sequence genomic window carries:
- the LOC127599373 gene encoding vascular endothelial growth factor D-like, producing the protein MLVKMKRTLYRTSCLVTLLVELSWINGGLGLQRQVGSRVMKQWERKVRSASSLDELLRLADFPDWKLWKCRMRLQQSDSLFSPPSAGSHRSTRYAAESYSLEILKAIDEEWQRTQCMPRETCVDVAKELGTDPSMFFKPPCVSVHRCGGCCNQEGVTCRNTSTVLVNKTVLSVIPFKFVPEPVLIKVVNHTECKCMEPAIVRRNAQPHRGSGCSLIGQLSEAENSRKLCVSGWIWDCTSDRCIPYPSNTSPDFPMTSWMPNCEIDVDHCDCIPQADPTPQLRMVLRCHLNSSICSHRRQYFDPFSCRCKWPK; encoded by the exons atgctggtgaagaTGAAGCGGACTCTTTATCGAACCTCCTGCTTGGTGACACTGCTGGTGGAGCTCAGCTGGATCAATGGGGGCCTCGGCCTGCAAAGACAGGTTGGAAGTAGG GTAATGAAGCAGTGGGAGAGGAAGGTACGCTCAGCCTCCAGCCTTGACGAGCTGCTCAGACTTGCAGACTTCCCCGACTGGAAGTTGTGGAAGTGCCGCATGAGACTGCAGCAGTCGGACTCTCTTTTTTCGCCACCTTCGGCCGGCTCCCACCGCTCGACACGTTACGCTGCAGAATCATACAGCTTGGAGATACTCAAAG CCATAGATGAGGAGTGGCAGCGGACACAATGCATGCCAAGAGAGACTTGTGTGGATGTGGCCAAAGAACTGGGTACTGACCCATCCATGTTCTTCAAGCCACCTTGTGTGTCCGTCCACAG GTGTGGTGGCTGCTGCAATCAAGAAGGTGTCACATGCAGAAACACAAGTACAGTGCTGGTCAACAAAACG GTCCTTAGCGTGATTCCATTCAAGTTTGTACCAGAGCCTGTGCTGATAAAAGTTGTGAATCATACAGAATGCAAATGCATGGAGCCCGCCATTGTACGACGTAATGCTCAGCCTCACAGGGGCAGTGG ttgttCTCTGATTGGACAGCTTTCAGAGGCCGAGAATTCCAGGAAACTTTGCGTCAGCGGTTGGATTTGGGATTGTACAAGTGACAGATGCATACCGTACCCTTCTAATACTAGCCCAG ATTTTCCAATGACTTCATGGATGCCCAACTGTGAGATCGACGTGGATCATTGTGACTGTATTCCACAAGCTGATCCAACTCCCCAACTAAGAATGGTCCTACGGTGTCACCTCAACAGCTCCATCTGTTCTCACAGACGTCAATATTTTGACCCCTTCTCCTGCAG ATGCAAGTGGCCCAAATAG